One genomic segment of Musa acuminata AAA Group cultivar baxijiao chromosome BXJ3-3, Cavendish_Baxijiao_AAA, whole genome shotgun sequence includes these proteins:
- the LOC135632478 gene encoding uncharacterized protein LOC135632478, protein MAKLYAKRPKGTNPLIWIVAIVCAILAIAVIVTGIVVFAIYVIYQPKMPYIKVAYAHLDQLAYDPSGMLEIRMALKVVAENDNKKAVASFSDATFVLRFHGIDVAVLQTDPFDVAKNSSAELDYLFQSSPIPLDKEGMEAMRVALNRGVVPFDFGGHARTRWRVGIFFSVRFWARIACQLNFVYRNGSTVDLDCGSKSR, encoded by the coding sequence ATGGCAAAGCTTTATGCCAAGCGGCCCAAGGGCACCAACCCGCTGATCTGGATAGTCGCCATCGTGTGCGCCATACTCGCCATCGCCGTCATCGTCACCGGCATCGTCGTGTTCGCCATCTACGTGATCTACCAGCCCAAGATGCCCTACATCAAGGTCGCCTACGCTCATCTCGATCAACTCGCCTACGACCCTTCGGGGATGCTCGAGATCCGGATGGCCCTAAAAGTGGTGGCCGAGAACGACAACAAGAAGGCCGTCGCCAGCTTCTCTGACGCGACCTTCGTTCTCCGGTTCCATGGGATCGACGTCGCCGTGCTGCAGACCGATCCATTCGATGTCGCCAAGAACAGCTCTGCCGAACTCGACTATCTCTTCCAGTCATCGCCGATCCCGCTGGATAAGGAGGGGATGGAGGCCATGCGCGTGGCTCTCAACAGGGGCGTTGTGCCGTTCGACTTCGGCGGGCATGCGAGAACCCGGTGGCGGGTGGGCATTTTTTTCTCCGTCAGGTTCTGGGCTCGCATAGCGTGCCAGCTCAATTTCGTCTATCGCAATGGGAGCACCGTCGACTTGGATTGCGGCTCCAAATCCCGCTAA